A genomic stretch from Candidatus Eremiobacteraceae bacterium includes:
- a CDS encoding TonB-dependent receptor, with translation MSKYRLVRIALLAVLVLLAQGTWVLAGTTGALNGVVSSKDGTPLAGVKVTATSPSESVSTVTGASGNFSFVSLSPDTYEVTASKDGYDTSSQPGISVFADNTQNVKIQMQVATKTLGHITTTAASALVKAGTTSDVYSVNAATQAKVGSMGGGGSLDAAYGAIATTPGVVVIPGQMGWFQTMHIRGGDNDQVGYEFDGVPVLRSYDNYPASTASALGQQELQVYTGAAPANSESQGISGYINQVIRNGTYPGFADMNLGIGAPALYNKANIEMGGATPDRNFTYFVAFGGYHQQFRYYDENNGASITQTWGTPFANTSPADGCKDSGGNYTPDAKNFRSCYNTGIGPGGVALASPVLFGNNSDVWDYENVVNLHFGLPHKNDAGKDDIQLLYDNSYLYNNVYSSASDWGVTTPGLLQNLNGGAPVFGYLSGPGLGYQYLGKVGGALGSGVTAGQLAGMVNPYYFPYNPNSTKPSSYFGGALAAINPNQRDGSANPNSIIKLQYQKNIGTSQYFRIYGYSNYSVWPQTCPNTAFTNFIGYCPLNYYVQTTTNGFSGSYANQINDKNLINVEVSDTFARDYRANDTTMVNDTTLFGSPDRPFLWAVNSANPTSGVCYTPAGAPVSCYSSNAATVGLQAASTGSAILTLPATCGSGACEWFAAENGRRGGGNQADPTYLSSSITDQWKPSSQLLFNFGVRVDSFRYKLSDTGGPARNFWFNSLNSSWCVLPGAGNTPAFNPNDANAVNQPCPAGQVAVHLTNLPNDTTRFNVFEPRLGGTYTLNSNNVIRFSYGKYTQAPNTAFQQYNLLQQDLASYDAINFWKAGFTTTTHAIRPPTSNNYDFSWEHQSGDMSFKVTPFLRQTKDQIQNFFLDQKTAFVSGLNAGKQTSDGVEFELTKGDFNHNGLSGLFSLTYTRSLIKYSPLQNGGSVLSTVNLGIQQYNSYTSACKNAAPSNSPNALCGTYGNANAIATELSGVANPYFNAPVRPLFDLNGAYAPFNTIPGGVESTEDSYETPFNAAVVLNYKINKLSISPQFQFFEGTPYGAPLSGYGVDPASCSALAGGTISGDPRYKFGGTGNPFDALTCTGTIPTPDRFTGNFDNLGAFRLPNQFMMHMQISYDVSQRVALSLNLVNLINSCSGGSSEPWTHLANNKVCNYTLPGYNAPLAYGSNIYNPGSTFQPMLQYPYQENPVSTQPFNAYLNLKIKI, from the coding sequence ATGTCGAAATATCGTTTGGTTCGAATAGCCCTCTTGGCGGTGTTGGTGCTGCTCGCCCAGGGAACATGGGTTCTGGCGGGCACGACCGGTGCGCTCAATGGTGTGGTGTCATCGAAAGATGGAACACCGCTTGCGGGCGTCAAGGTTACGGCAACTTCTCCGTCCGAGTCGGTTTCCACGGTCACCGGAGCTTCCGGTAACTTCTCGTTCGTCTCGCTCTCGCCCGACACATATGAAGTGACGGCGAGCAAGGACGGCTACGACACGTCATCGCAACCCGGCATCTCGGTCTTCGCCGACAACACGCAAAACGTGAAGATCCAGATGCAGGTGGCGACCAAGACACTCGGTCACATCACGACGACCGCGGCTAGCGCGCTCGTGAAGGCCGGCACGACGTCTGACGTCTATTCGGTCAACGCGGCAACGCAAGCCAAAGTCGGGTCGATGGGCGGCGGCGGCAGTCTCGATGCTGCATACGGCGCCATCGCGACCACGCCGGGCGTCGTCGTCATCCCCGGCCAGATGGGCTGGTTTCAGACGATGCACATCCGCGGCGGCGACAACGATCAAGTCGGTTACGAATTCGACGGCGTTCCCGTCCTGCGTTCGTACGACAACTATCCGGCATCAACAGCATCGGCGCTCGGCCAGCAGGAACTGCAGGTCTACACCGGCGCTGCTCCCGCGAACTCTGAGTCACAGGGCATTTCAGGCTACATCAACCAAGTCATCCGCAACGGCACGTATCCCGGCTTTGCGGACATGAACCTTGGCATCGGCGCACCCGCGCTGTACAACAAGGCGAACATCGAAATGGGCGGTGCCACGCCGGATCGCAACTTCACGTACTTCGTCGCTTTCGGCGGCTACCATCAGCAATTCCGCTACTACGACGAAAACAACGGCGCTAGCATCACCCAAACGTGGGGCACACCGTTTGCGAATACGTCACCGGCGGACGGCTGCAAAGATTCGGGCGGAAACTACACGCCCGACGCCAAGAACTTCCGCTCGTGCTACAACACAGGCATCGGGCCGGGCGGCGTTGCGCTTGCTTCGCCGGTGCTCTTCGGCAACAATTCAGACGTATGGGATTACGAGAACGTCGTCAACCTGCACTTCGGCCTGCCGCATAAGAATGACGCCGGCAAGGACGATATCCAGCTGCTGTACGACAACTCGTACCTCTACAATAACGTATACAGCTCAGCCTCCGACTGGGGCGTCACCACGCCGGGTTTGTTGCAAAACCTGAACGGCGGCGCACCGGTGTTCGGCTATTTGAGCGGACCCGGCCTCGGCTACCAATATCTTGGTAAGGTCGGTGGCGCGCTGGGTTCGGGGGTTACGGCCGGCCAACTCGCCGGCATGGTCAACCCCTACTATTTCCCGTACAACCCCAACAGCACCAAGCCGTCTTCGTACTTCGGCGGCGCTTTGGCCGCGATCAATCCCAATCAGCGTGACGGCTCGGCCAACCCCAACTCGATCATCAAGCTGCAGTACCAGAAGAACATCGGCACGTCGCAGTATTTTCGCATCTACGGCTATTCGAACTACTCAGTCTGGCCGCAAACGTGCCCAAATACGGCGTTTACGAATTTCATCGGCTACTGCCCGCTCAACTACTACGTGCAGACGACGACCAACGGCTTCAGCGGGTCGTATGCAAACCAGATCAACGATAAAAACCTGATCAATGTGGAAGTCAGCGACACGTTCGCGCGCGATTACCGTGCGAATGACACCACGATGGTCAACGACACAACGCTCTTCGGATCGCCCGATCGGCCATTCTTGTGGGCCGTCAACTCGGCCAATCCGACGAGCGGCGTGTGCTACACGCCGGCCGGCGCACCCGTCAGCTGCTACAGCTCTAATGCGGCGACAGTGGGCTTGCAAGCCGCGTCAACCGGCAGCGCGATTCTAACACTGCCTGCTACCTGCGGCTCGGGAGCGTGCGAATGGTTCGCAGCAGAAAACGGGCGGCGAGGCGGCGGCAACCAGGCCGATCCGACGTACCTATCAAGCTCGATCACCGACCAATGGAAGCCGTCATCGCAACTGCTGTTCAACTTCGGCGTGCGCGTGGACAGCTTCCGTTACAAGCTCTCGGACACCGGTGGACCCGCGCGCAACTTCTGGTTCAACTCGTTGAACAGCAGTTGGTGTGTGCTGCCCGGCGCGGGCAATACGCCGGCCTTCAATCCGAACGATGCTAACGCCGTCAACCAACCGTGCCCAGCGGGTCAGGTTGCGGTACATCTCACAAACCTACCCAACGACACGACGCGGTTCAACGTGTTCGAGCCGCGTCTCGGCGGCACGTACACCCTCAACTCGAACAACGTGATTCGCTTTAGCTACGGCAAGTACACGCAGGCGCCCAACACGGCGTTCCAGCAGTACAACTTGCTGCAGCAAGACCTCGCGAGCTACGATGCGATCAACTTCTGGAAGGCTGGGTTCACGACCACGACGCACGCGATCCGGCCGCCGACCTCGAACAACTACGACTTCTCGTGGGAGCATCAGTCCGGCGACATGAGCTTCAAGGTCACACCGTTCTTGCGCCAGACGAAGGATCAGATCCAGAACTTCTTCTTGGATCAGAAGACGGCATTCGTCTCGGGCCTCAACGCCGGCAAGCAAACCTCAGACGGCGTCGAGTTCGAACTGACCAAGGGAGACTTCAACCACAATGGACTATCCGGCTTGTTCTCGCTGACGTACACGCGCAGCTTGATCAAGTACAGCCCGCTGCAAAACGGCGGCAGCGTGCTCAGCACGGTGAATCTGGGCATCCAACAGTACAACTCGTACACGAGCGCATGCAAAAACGCGGCCCCGTCCAACAGCCCGAACGCGCTGTGCGGAACCTACGGCAACGCCAACGCCATCGCGACCGAGTTGAGCGGCGTGGCTAACCCGTACTTCAACGCGCCGGTCCGGCCGCTGTTCGACCTCAACGGCGCCTACGCTCCGTTCAACACGATTCCGGGTGGAGTCGAGTCCACGGAAGATTCCTACGAAACACCGTTCAACGCGGCGGTCGTGCTCAACTACAAGATCAACAAACTCTCCATATCGCCGCAGTTCCAGTTCTTTGAGGGGACCCCGTACGGCGCTCCGCTGTCTGGTTACGGCGTCGATCCGGCGAGCTGCTCCGCTCTCGCAGGCGGCACGATCTCGGGCGATCCGCGCTACAAGTTCGGCGGCACCGGAAATCCGTTCGATGCACTGACGTGCACGGGTACGATTCCGACGCCGGATCGGTTCACGGGCAACTTCGACAACCTCGGCGCATTCAGACTGCCGAATCAGTTCATGATGCACATGCAGATCTCGTACGACGTCAGCCAGCGGGTTGCGCTCTCGCTCAACCTGGTGAACCTCATCAACAGCTGCTCGGGTGGTTCATCGGAACCGTGGACGCACTTGGCCAACAACAAGGTATGCAATTACACGCTGCCTGGTTACAACGCGCCGCTCGCCTACGGATCGAACATCTACAACCCGGGTTCGACATTCCAGCCGATGCTCCAGTACCCGTACCAGGAGAACCCGGTATCGACCCAGCCGTTCAACGCATACCTCAACTTGAAGATCAAGATCTAA
- a CDS encoding DsbA family protein — MTNLSRSGVLEFWFDFASTYSYVATMRIEDLCRDAAVRLDWTPFLLGPVFSL, encoded by the coding sequence ATGACAAATCTCAGCCGGTCCGGAGTTCTGGAGTTTTGGTTCGACTTTGCAAGCACGTACTCGTACGTCGCCACGATGCGCATCGAAGATCTGTGCCGCGACGCGGCCGTTCGGCTCGACTGGACGCCGTTCTTGCTCGGACCCGTCTTCAGTTTGTAA
- a CDS encoding DsbA family protein, whose product MNPRRGAYMWRDLERLTDKFGLPWKRPTHFPRSSTLAARVACSASGELWCGDFIRAIFCANFADDRDIAEQRVVADVLRTLGQPAEMLIERSLAPDQRGTLRANTQRAIEAGIFGAPNCLVGGELFWGEESLEDAIEWALRSRMIATDPPAGPR is encoded by the coding sequence ATCAACCCGCGGCGCGGCGCATATATGTGGCGAGACCTCGAACGGCTCACCGATAAATTCGGATTGCCGTGGAAACGCCCGACTCACTTTCCGCGCTCGTCGACGTTGGCCGCCCGCGTCGCATGCTCGGCTTCCGGCGAGCTGTGGTGCGGTGATTTCATCCGCGCGATCTTTTGCGCGAATTTCGCAGACGATCGCGATATCGCCGAACAGCGCGTCGTCGCCGATGTCTTGCGCACTCTCGGCCAGCCCGCCGAGATGCTCATCGAACGCTCGCTCGCGCCGGATCAGCGGGGCACATTGCGGGCCAACACGCAGCGCGCGATTGAAGCGGGCATCTTCGGTGCTCCGAATTGCCTCGTGGGCGGGGAATTATTCTGGGGCGAGGAGTCGCTCGAGGACGCCATCGAATGGGCCCTGCGCTCGAGGATGATCGCGACGGATCCGCCCGCCGGACCCCGTTAA
- a CDS encoding PaaI family thioesterase produces MSEPHRTRTVTWQDPRRVVEAAPHMSGIELLRAMGNGEFPPPPMALLVGLTPVLAEEGRVVFAMTPAEFHYNTMDVVHGGAIATLVDTALGCAVMSKMPAGTSYTTVELHLNFVRPVTAATGRVSCEALVLHSGKRMATAEAKVRDDAGKLYAHATTTCFVFPIPSVSTSTAT; encoded by the coding sequence GTGAGCGAACCACATCGCACGCGCACGGTGACGTGGCAGGATCCGCGTCGCGTCGTCGAGGCAGCGCCGCACATGAGCGGCATCGAACTCCTTCGCGCCATGGGAAACGGGGAATTTCCCCCGCCACCCATGGCGCTGCTCGTCGGGCTCACGCCCGTGCTTGCAGAAGAAGGACGAGTGGTGTTCGCGATGACGCCGGCGGAATTCCATTACAATACGATGGATGTCGTTCACGGCGGCGCGATCGCGACGCTCGTGGATACGGCGCTCGGTTGCGCCGTGATGTCGAAAATGCCCGCCGGCACGAGCTACACAACCGTCGAGCTGCACCTGAACTTCGTCCGGCCGGTGACGGCGGCGACGGGCCGCGTCTCATGCGAGGCGCTCGTGTTGCATTCAGGCAAACGCATGGCGACCGCGGAAGCAAAGGTACGCGACGACGCAGGCAAGCTGTACGCGCACGCTACTACGACATGTTTTGTTTTTCCGATACCTTCGGTTTCGACCTCGACGGCTACTTAA
- a CDS encoding redoxin domain-containing protein, whose product MDSTGVRASVSPQGIERIHIVRSTSKSAAAIIASIGMLAGFQTSTRADDTQAMIAVGSAAPAVVGKSTNAGKTEEFDLFKAVSSGAVVLYFFPKAFTGGCSIEAKTYSAKLADFAKLGATVVGISTDPVDVLTKFQAAMGASQRFVSDPNGAIAQAYGVSFAYDGAVLAKRVTFVVGKDDKVLYSLAEDSPLTNVQSTLDWLKKNPQM is encoded by the coding sequence ATGGATTCGACCGGGGTCCGGGCAAGCGTCAGCCCTCAGGGCATTGAAAGGATTCATATCGTGCGTTCGACATCGAAAAGCGCAGCCGCCATCATCGCGTCGATCGGGATGCTCGCGGGTTTCCAGACCAGCACGCGCGCAGACGACACTCAGGCGATGATCGCAGTGGGCTCGGCGGCGCCCGCAGTGGTCGGAAAATCTACCAACGCCGGGAAAACCGAGGAATTCGACCTTTTTAAGGCGGTTTCAAGCGGAGCCGTGGTCTTATACTTCTTTCCGAAGGCGTTCACAGGCGGCTGCTCCATAGAAGCCAAGACTTATTCAGCGAAATTAGCGGACTTCGCGAAACTTGGCGCGACCGTCGTCGGCATATCGACGGACCCGGTCGACGTGCTCACAAAGTTCCAAGCAGCTATGGGCGCATCGCAACGGTTCGTATCCGATCCGAACGGTGCGATCGCCCAAGCATACGGCGTATCCTTTGCGTACGACGGTGCGGTGCTCGCGAAACGGGTGACCTTTGTGGTCGGCAAAGACGACAAGGTGTTGTACTCGCTCGCGGAAGACTCTCCGCTCACCAACGTCCAATCCACGCTCGACTGGTTGAAGAAGAATCCGCAGATGTGA